TCACGTCCTCGCCCTCGAGCAGGCCGGTGACCCGCGTGGTGCCGACGGTGAGCAGGCCGAAGATCATCGCCCGGTGCGAGATCGACTTGTCGCCCGGCGGCCGGAGGCGTCCCCGTAGCGGGGTGCCGCTCGTGGCGGTCAACGGCCTCGTTTCGGATGCGTGCGACGACACGGTGATCCTCTGCTGTCGGCGAAAGGGGGATGACGCCCGGGGCCGTAGCATGGCCGCTCGCGGCCTGTCATCCGAGCGGCGCCGCTGCCGGGCCAACTTCGCATTTGACACGCGCCGCGCCCGCCACTAACCGACCCGCCACGCTTTATCGCGGGGGTGCGACGCGCGGCCCCGCCCCACAAGGTTCACTCCGTGGCGAAACCCGATCTCGGCGGCAAGCGCCAATGCGCCAACTGCGGCACCAAGTTCTTCGATCTCAACAAGAACCCGATCACCTGTCCGAAGTGCGGCACCATCTTCGAGCTGGCCAGCGCGGCCCCGGCGCGCGCCAGCCGCGCGGCGGCGGCGGATGACGACGAGACCGAGACCGAGGACGCCGCGGAAGTCGTGTCGCTGGAGGATGCCGACCAGGCCGAGGACGGCAAGGTGGCGGTGGTGTCGCCGGACGAGGACGACACGGCCGACACCGACGACGATGCGGCGACCGACGACGACGACACCTTCCTCGAGGAGGAAGAGGACGACGGCGACGTCTCCGATCTCATCGAAGGCGACCGGGACGACGACGAGGAGCGCTGAGGCGCTCCCGCTTTTCGGCGGGGATGGCCGGCCCGCCCGGGATGCGCAAACGGGCCTTTTGCCCTAGCCTCGCCGCCCGACCAGAGCACGGTGGCCCATGACCCTCAGCGACGCCCAGCGACAGGAGATCGAGGAGGCCCGCCGCGCCGAGGCGACGACGTGCCGTCCGACCGTGCCGGCGCTGGAGGAAATCCTCTTCCAGCCGATCCCGCTGCTCGATCACGGCTTCGTCCGGGTGATCGACTACATGGGCGACGATGCCGCCGTGGTGCAGGCGGCGCGCGTGTCGTACGGGCGCGGCACCCGCAAGGTCCAGGAGGACCGCGGCCTCATCAACTACCTCATGCGGCACTGGCACACGACGCCGTTCGAGATGGCCGAGATCAAGCTGCACGTGAAGCTGCCGATCTTCGTCGCGCGCCAGTGGATCCGCCACCGCATGGCATCGGTGAACGAGTATTCCGCCCGCTATTCCGTGCTCGACCGCGAGTTCTACCTGCCGGCGGAAGACCAGCTGAAGGCGCAGGCGACGACCAACCGCCAGGGCCGCGGCGATGCGCTGACGGGCGAGGAGGCGGCGCGCGTGCTCGACCTGCTGCGCGCCGACGGCGAGCGCACCTACGAGAGCTACGCCTGGATGCTGAACGAGGACGAGAGCGGCGCCCGCCTCGACGCCTCCCGCGACGGCCTCGCCCGCGAGCTGGCGCGCATCAACCTGACGCTCGCGACCTATACGCAGTGGTACTGGAAGACCGACCTACACAACCTGATGAACTTCCTGCGCCTGCGCGCCGACGCGCACGCACAGTACGAGATCCGCGTCTACGCCGAGGCGCTTGTCGACGTGATGGCGCGCTGGGTGCCGCTGTCGCACGAGGCTTTCCTCGAGCACCGCCTCGGCGCGGTCACCCTGTCGCGCTCGGCGCTCGCCGCTGTGCGTCGCCTGGTGGCCGGCGAGAAGATCGACGCCGCCACGAGCGGCCTCGGTGCGCGCGAATGGCGCGAGGTCGCCGCCGCGCTGGGGCTGGCGCAGGACTGAGGGCGCCAGCGCCGGCTGTTTGCTCTCCCACGAAGCCGGGCGGCGCCCGCGCACAGGCCGGCTTATCCTAACTGGTTTGACGCCAAGCTACTCGGCCGCAACCTTCGTCTTCTCGCGAGGCGTGAACAGTCCGTCTGCCGTCGGCTCCATGGTAAGCACGCGATCGTGGTGGTCGACGAGGGACGGCCGATGCGCGATCGACACGACCGTGGCCTTCGGCAGGAGACGCGCGATCGTCTCGTAGGTCCGCCGCTCGAGGTCGACGTCCATGGCGCTCGTCGCCTCGTCGAGCAGCAGCCAGTCCGGCTGTGCGAGGATCGCACGGGCAATCGCGAGGCGCTGCTGCTCGCCGCCGGAGAGGCGTTGCGTCCAGTTGTCGTCGAGGCCGAGCTTGTCGGTCAGCTTTTCCAGGCCGACTTCGGTCAGCACTTTTTTCAAGGTCGCTTCGTCGAAGGTCCCGGCGGGCTCCGGATAGGAGACCGCAGCGGCCAGGGTGCCGACCGGCAGATAGGGCTTCTGCGGCAGCACCATCACCTTGGCGCCGGCCGGCGCCGCGACCTTCCCGTCGCCGTAGGGCCAGACGCCGGAGATCGCGCGGAAGAGGGTCGACTTGCCGGAGCCGGAGGGCCCGACGACCAGCACGTTCTCGTTGGCGGCAAGGCGCAGGTCGAACGGCTTGAGCAGCGGAGAGCCGTCTGGCAGGTCCAGCGATACGCCGGAGAGCACGAAGTCGCGGGTCGGCTCGACGGGATGCGCGACTTCGGGCACCGGTGCGCCGGCAGCCAGCGACGCGTCGAACGTCGTGAGACGCGCGAGGACCGAGCGGAAATCGGCGAGGTTGTCATAGTAGGTGATGAAGAAGGTCAGCGCCGAGTTGACCATCCCGAACGCCTGCAGCGTCAGCGTCATGTCGCCGAGCGTCACGATCTTGGCGAAGAAGAACGGCGCCAGGATGATTAGTGGCACGTAGTTGCTGATGCTTTCGAAGAAGTTCTGGAAGACGCTCAGGTTCGCCTTGACGATGACGATCGAGAAGAAGTTGCGGATGATCGAGACGAAGCGCTCGGACAGGATGCCGCGCTCGGTCTTTTCGCCGAAGAGAAGCGCGATCTGCTCGCTGTATTCGCGCAGACGCGCGAGCGAGAAGCGGTAGTTCGCTTCGTAGTGCTGACGCGCGAAGGCCAGCGTTGCCAGCTTGCGGCCGATGCCCATCGTCCCGCCCGTGCCGAGCATGGCGAACGCAAGAGCGCACCAGAACAGGAAGCCCGGCATGTGGAAGCCCGTGCCGGGGAACGTCAGCTTCTGCGATGCCGTCCAGAGAATGATGGAATAGGCGACGAGCGACGAGAGCTGGGCGATCAGGTTGATCGAGAAGTTGTAGATGCCGAGGCCGCCGAACATGCCGCCGTTGATGAAGCGGGGCACGTCCTCCTGGATGCGCTGGTCCGGATTGTCGGTGCCGACACCCGCCAGCATCATCCCGTAGTGATTGTGCCGGTCGAGCCAGCGGCCCGAATAGTCTTCAGTCAGGAACTCCCGCCAGCGGATGAACAAGGTGTTGGAGACGACGAACTCGATGTAGAGGGAGACGAGATAGGGAACGAGATAGATCGGATAGTCGACGAGCACGGCGTGCCAGAACGCCGGCGGGTCGCCGCTCTGCAGCGAATTGAACAGCGTGCGGCTGACGAACGAGATGTTCACCACCATGAACACCTGGAGCTGGTTGATCGCCACGAGAAACATCAGCGCACCGGCCGCGGCACGCCGCTCACTGACGCGAAAGCCGAGCAACGGCACGCGCATCGTGCCGGCAGTGCGGAAGTAGCGGTCGGCGATGTCGAGCGCCCGTCGCGCCACGGGTATGTAGGCCGCGACATAGGCGAGCACGCAGAACAGCGCGACGGTGATCGCGACGCTGCTCGGGACCCGGATACCTTCAAGCGCCGCCGGCCAGCGGCCGAGCGCGCTGACGCAGACGCAGGTGCCGAGGATCACCGTCTCGGTCGCGAAGAAGCGGATCAGGATGCGGATGAACGTCGAGGTGTTCTCGGCCGCCATGAACGTGACGACGGCGGCGAGGAACGAAAAGGCCGCAAGAAGGTAGACGACCCCATGACCGCTCGCGTGCGCGACGTATACGGCCGCCGCGCTGAACAGCGCGACCACGAGAGCAAGAAACTTCATGGGGCGTTTCCTTTGAGGCTAGCCCCTGCTTCCAAATGCCAATTACGACGTCAAGAGGGCGTCGCGCCGAGGTTACGAACTGTTCACGCGCGACGCCGGTGTCGGAACGCGAGCTTTAGTGCCCGCGCTGGCGTTCCTCCGGCTCCCGCGCCTCGCCGTCGCGGCCGTTGACCTGGTCGAGCAGGACGGGCGAGGCCTTGAAGGTCAGGACGCGGCGCGGCTTGATCGGCACCTCGACGCCGGTGCGGGGGTTGCGGCCGATGCGCTCGCGCTTCTCGCGCACGTTGAAATGGCCGAACGAGCGCAGCTTGACGCTCTCGCCCTTCTTCAGGGTCTCGGCGACCTCTTCGAGCGCCATCTCGAACACCTCGCGGGCATCGCCGCGGGAGACGCCGGGGCAGCTTGCAAACACGCTTTCGAGGATGTCGGCACGGGTCGTGGTGCGACGAAATGTCGAGGGTACCGAACCGTCGGATTCGATGTGGGACGGTCCGCTCTTGGAAAAATCGAACTGGTTCGAATTGGACATCTGAGAAAGCTCCTCCCGGAGCGCGCGCAGGCGAAAGCGGCGCTTGGGGGAGCTACGGAAGAGGGGCCCCGAAAGTTTCGGGACCCCTCAATTCGGCGTTGATTAGACTGAGCTTTGCGTGGGCTGGACTTAGAAGTCCATGCCGCCCATGCCGCCCATGCCGCCGCCGCCGCCCATCGGCATCGCCGGCGAGTCCTTCTTCGGCGCCTCGGTGATCGTGGCCTCGGTGGTGATCAGCAGGCCGGCGACGGAGGCCGCATCCTGCAGCGCGGTGCGCACGACCTTGGTCGGGTCGATGATGCCCGAGGCGACGAGATCGCCGTACTCGCCGGACTGGGCGTCGTAGCCGTAGCCGTAGCTCGAGTTCTCGAGCAGCTTGCCCACGACGACGGCGCCGTCGCCGCCCGAGTTGTCGATGATCTGGCGCGCCGGGGTCTGGATCGCCTTGCGGACGATGTCGACGCCGGTCTTCTGGTCGGAGTTGTCGACCTGGATGCCCTCGAGCGCCTTGATGGCGCGCAGCAGCGCCACGCCGCCGCCGGGCGACACGCCTTCCTCGACCGCCGCGCGGGTGGCGTTGAGGGCGTCGTCGACGCGGTCCTTCTTCTCCTTCACCTCGACCTCGGAGGCGCCACCGACGCGGATCACCGCGACGCCGCCGGCGAGCTTGGCCAGCCGCTCCTGCAGCTTCTCGCGATCGTAGTCGGAGGTCGTCTCGGCGATCTGGCCCTTGATCTGGCCGATGCGGCCCTCGATGTCGGCCTTGTCGCCGGCGCCGTCGATGATCGTCGTGTTCTCCTTGTCGATGCGCACCCGCTTGGCGCGGCCGAGCATCTGGAGCGTGACGTTCTCGAGCTTGATGCCAAGGTCCTCGGAGATCATCTGGCCCTGCGTCAGGATCGAGATGTCCTCGAGCATGGCCTTGCGGCGGTCACCGAAGCCCGGCGCCTTGACGGCCGCGACCTTGAGGCCGCCGCGCAGCTTGTTGACGACGAGCGTGGCGAGCGCCTCGCCCTCGACGTCCTCGGCGACAATCAGCAGCGGCTTGCCGGTCTGCACGACCGCCTCGAGCACCGGCAGCATGGCCTGCAGCGACGAGAGCTTCTTCTCGTGGATGAGGATGTAGGGGTCCTCGAGCTCGGCGATCATCTTCTCGGGGTTGGTGATGAAGTACGGCGAGAGGTAGCCGCGGTCGAACTGCATGCCCTCGACGACGTCGAGCTCGGTCTCGGCGGTCTTGGCCTCCTCGACGGTGATGACGCCTTCGTTGCCGACCTTCTGCATCGCCGACGAGATCATCGCGCCGACGTC
This Beijerinckiaceae bacterium RH AL1 DNA region includes the following protein-coding sequences:
- a CDS encoding hypothetical protein (ID:RHAL1_00478;~conserved protein of unknown function;~source:Prodigal:2.6), which gives rise to MAKPDLGGKRQCANCGTKFFDLNKNPITCPKCGTIFELASAAPARASRAAAADDDETETEDAAEVVSLEDADQAEDGKVAVVSPDEDDTADTDDDAATDDDDTFLEEEEDDGDVSDLIEGDRDDDEER
- the thyX gene encoding Flavin-dependent thymidylate synthase (ID:RHAL1_00479;~source:Prodigal:2.6): MTLSDAQRQEIEEARRAEATTCRPTVPALEEILFQPIPLLDHGFVRVIDYMGDDAAVVQAARVSYGRGTRKVQEDRGLINYLMRHWHTTPFEMAEIKLHVKLPIFVARQWIRHRMASVNEYSARYSVLDREFYLPAEDQLKAQATTNRQGRGDALTGEEAARVLDLLRADGERTYESYAWMLNEDESGARLDASRDGLARELARINLTLATYTQWYWKTDLHNLMNFLRLRADAHAQYEIRVYAEALVDVMARWVPLSHEAFLEHRLGAVTLSRSALAAVRRLVAGEKIDAATSGLGAREWREVAAALGLAQD
- a CDS encoding ABC transporter (ID:RHAL1_00480;~source:Prodigal:2.6); this translates as MKFLALVVALFSAAAVYVAHASGHGVVYLLAAFSFLAAVVTFMAAENTSTFIRILIRFFATETVILGTCVCVSALGRWPAALEGIRVPSSVAITVALFCVLAYVAAYIPVARRALDIADRYFRTAGTMRVPLLGFRVSERRAAAGALMFLVAINQLQVFMVVNISFVSRTLFNSLQSGDPPAFWHAVLVDYPIYLVPYLVSLYIEFVVSNTLFIRWREFLTEDYSGRWLDRHNHYGMMLAGVGTDNPDQRIQEDVPRFINGGMFGGLGIYNFSINLIAQLSSLVAYSIILWTASQKLTFPGTGFHMPGFLFWCALAFAMLGTGGTMGIGRKLATLAFARQHYEANYRFSLARLREYSEQIALLFGEKTERGILSERFVSIIRNFFSIVIVKANLSVFQNFFESISNYVPLIILAPFFFAKIVTLGDMTLTLQAFGMVNSALTFFITYYDNLADFRSVLARLTTFDASLAAGAPVPEVAHPVEPTRDFVLSGVSLDLPDGSPLLKPFDLRLAANENVLVVGPSGSGKSTLFRAISGVWPYGDGKVAAPAGAKVMVLPQKPYLPVGTLAAAVSYPEPAGTFDEATLKKVLTEVGLEKLTDKLGLDDNWTQRLSGGEQQRLAIARAILAQPDWLLLDEATSAMDVDLERRTYETIARLLPKATVVSIAHRPSLVDHHDRVLTMEPTADGLFTPREKTKVAAE
- a CDS encoding Integration host factor subunit alpha (modular protein) (ID:RHAL1_00481;~source:Prodigal:2.6); amino-acid sequence: MSNSNQFDFSKSGPSHIESDGSVPSTFRRTTTRADILESVFASCPGVSRGDAREVFEMALEEVAETLKKGESVKLRSFGHFNVREKRERIGRNPRTGVEVPIKPRRVLTFKASPVLLDQVNGRDGEAREPEERQRGH
- the groEL gene encoding chaperone Hsp60, peptide-dependent ATPase, heat shock protein (ID:RHAL1_00482;~source:Prodigal:2.6), whose amino-acid sequence is MAAKDVRFSSDARDRMLRGVDILANAVKVTLGPKGRNVVIEKSFGAPRITKDGVTVAKEIELSDKFENLGAQLIREVASKQNDAAGDGTTTATILAASIVREGTKAVAAGLNPMDLKRGVDKAVEAIVADLKKNSKKVTSNEEIAQVGTISANGDKDVGAMISSAMQKVGNEGVITVEEAKTAETELDVVEGMQFDRGYLSPYFITNPEKMIAELEDPYILIHEKKLSSLQAMLPVLEAVVQTGKPLLIVAEDVEGEALATLVVNKLRGGLKVAAVKAPGFGDRRKAMLEDISILTQGQMISEDLGIKLENVTLQMLGRAKRVRIDKENTTIIDGAGDKADIEGRIGQIKGQIAETTSDYDREKLQERLAKLAGGVAVIRVGGASEVEVKEKKDRVDDALNATRAAVEEGVSPGGGVALLRAIKALEGIQVDNSDQKTGVDIVRKAIQTPARQIIDNSGGDGAVVVGKLLENSSYGYGYDAQSGEYGDLVASGIIDPTKVVRTALQDAASVAGLLITTEATITEAPKKDSPAMPMGGGGGMGGMGGMDF